One window from the genome of Thermaerobacter marianensis DSM 12885 encodes:
- a CDS encoding Na/Pi symporter: MPFAPLGRIAVNVAGLAAGLALTTWGLRQAAGDRLEQTVHRLHDAGPYHGLVAGLVLTALLQSSSTFGLLLLAAAAAGWAPRSAARGALVGANLGTTLTAHLTAAPSAGLAVLLAGGGLALAAATWRRPRLRAAGLAALGFAAALTGLDGLGRALGSLTGASAGGAGGAGAWAAWVRQPWAGFTAGLVLSAAALSSSAVLALLQRAVAAGFLRPGEALPVVYGANVGTTSDVLLAGLLLRGPALDLALFHLGMNAATAAVALPLGPALAAAAHALTDDPARQVAWAHTLFNVLGAVLVWPWVTGGPRPRKEAGP; the protein is encoded by the coding sequence GTGCCCTTCGCTCCCCTTGGCCGCATCGCCGTGAACGTGGCGGGCCTGGCCGCCGGCCTTGCGCTGACCACGTGGGGGCTCCGCCAGGCTGCCGGCGACCGCCTGGAGCAAACGGTCCACCGGCTGCACGATGCCGGGCCGTACCACGGCCTGGTGGCGGGCCTCGTGCTGACGGCGCTGCTGCAGTCGTCCAGCACCTTCGGGCTCCTGCTGCTGGCCGCGGCGGCCGCCGGATGGGCACCCCGATCCGCCGCGCGCGGGGCTCTGGTGGGCGCCAACCTGGGGACCACCCTGACCGCCCACCTGACCGCGGCACCCAGTGCCGGCCTCGCCGTGTTGCTGGCAGGCGGTGGCCTGGCACTGGCCGCTGCCACCTGGCGCCGCCCCCGGCTGCGGGCCGCGGGTCTCGCCGCCCTGGGCTTCGCCGCCGCCCTGACCGGCCTGGACGGCCTGGGACGGGCGCTGGGATCCCTGACGGGCGCCAGCGCCGGCGGTGCCGGCGGTGCCGGTGCCTGGGCCGCGTGGGTCCGCCAGCCCTGGGCGGGCTTCACCGCCGGGCTCGTGCTCTCGGCGGCGGCCCTTTCCAGCAGCGCGGTGCTGGCCCTGTTGCAGCGGGCGGTGGCGGCCGGGTTCCTCCGGCCCGGGGAGGCCCTGCCGGTGGTGTACGGCGCCAACGTGGGGACGACCAGTGACGTGCTCCTGGCGGGGCTTCTGCTCCGCGGCCCGGCCCTGGACCTGGCCCTCTTCCACCTGGGGATGAACGCGGCCACCGCGGCGGTGGCGTTGCCCCTCGGCCCCGCCCTGGCCGCCGCCGCCCATGCCCTGACGGACGACCCGGCGCGCCAGGTCGCC
- the trxB gene encoding thioredoxin-disulfide reductase, whose amino-acid sequence MSSQRVVIVGSGPAGLTAAIYAARANLDTTVVAGWEAGGQLMLTTEVENFPGFPDGILGPDLMARMRQQAERAGARFVDGDVTGVDFSQRPFKLKVGSKELEADAVIIATGASAKWLGLPGEKKLMGRGVSSCATCDGAFFRDQDVVVVGGGDTAMEEALYLARICRSVTVIHRRDRLRASKIMQERAMAHDRIRFVWDTVVEDILGEDKVEGVRVRNVKTGEVSQIPCAAVFVAIGHKPNTEFLRGHLDLDERGYIIADGPRTRIPGVFVAGDVRDHRYRQAVTAAAEGCKAAMEAAWFLEGTSDVVPAAPGQEAGVR is encoded by the coding sequence ATGTCCTCGCAGCGCGTGGTCATCGTCGGCTCCGGTCCCGCCGGCCTGACGGCGGCGATCTATGCCGCCCGGGCCAACCTGGACACCACCGTGGTGGCGGGGTGGGAGGCCGGCGGCCAGCTCATGCTGACCACCGAGGTCGAGAACTTCCCCGGCTTCCCTGACGGCATCCTGGGCCCCGATCTCATGGCGCGCATGCGCCAGCAGGCGGAGCGCGCCGGTGCCCGGTTCGTCGACGGGGACGTGACGGGTGTGGACTTCAGCCAGCGGCCCTTCAAGCTCAAGGTCGGCTCCAAGGAGCTGGAGGCGGACGCGGTGATCATCGCCACCGGCGCGTCGGCCAAGTGGCTCGGTCTTCCCGGCGAAAAGAAGCTGATGGGCCGCGGCGTCTCCAGCTGCGCCACTTGCGACGGCGCCTTCTTCCGCGACCAGGACGTGGTGGTGGTCGGCGGCGGCGACACCGCCATGGAGGAGGCGCTCTACCTGGCGCGCATCTGCCGCTCGGTGACGGTGATCCACCGGCGCGACCGGCTGCGGGCCAGCAAGATCATGCAGGAGCGCGCCATGGCCCACGACCGGATCCGGTTCGTCTGGGACACGGTAGTCGAGGACATCCTGGGCGAGGACAAGGTCGAGGGCGTGCGCGTCCGCAACGTGAAGACCGGCGAGGTGAGCCAGATTCCCTGCGCCGCCGTCTTCGTCGCCATCGGGCACAAGCCGAACACCGAGTTCCTGCGCGGCCATCTGGACCTGGACGAACGCGGCTACATCATCGCCGACGGCCCGCGCACCCGCATCCCGGGCGTCTTCGTCGCCGGCGACGTGCGCGACCACCGCTACCGCCAGGCGGTGACGGCGGCGGCCGAGGGTTGCAAGGCGGCGATGGAGGCCGCCTGGTTCCTGGAGGGCACCAGCGACGTCGTCCCGGCGGCGCCGGGGCAGGAAGCGGGCGTCCGGTAG
- a CDS encoding flavin reductase family protein, with the protein MPIVPQLLRQAMGQFATGVTLVTAEVDGTVHAMTANAITSVSLEPPLVLVCVGRERVMHGVLEQAGRYGINVLAAEQEPVARFFARQTDQEPAYRFIKEPPRAPRLEGALAYLDCRIVERLPGGDHTIFLAEVEHAEVQGGDPLLFFGGRYGRLASQPAAPSLR; encoded by the coding sequence ATGCCGATCGTTCCCCAGCTTCTGCGCCAGGCCATGGGGCAGTTCGCCACCGGCGTCACCCTGGTGACCGCCGAGGTCGACGGAACCGTCCATGCCATGACCGCCAACGCCATCACCTCCGTGTCCCTGGAACCGCCCTTGGTGCTGGTGTGCGTGGGGCGAGAGCGGGTCATGCACGGCGTGCTGGAGCAGGCGGGGCGTTACGGGATCAACGTGCTGGCGGCCGAGCAGGAGCCCGTAGCCCGGTTCTTCGCCCGCCAGACGGATCAGGAGCCGGCCTACCGCTTCATCAAGGAGCCGCCGCGGGCCCCCCGCCTGGAGGGCGCCCTGGCTTACCTGGACTGCCGGATCGTCGAGCGACTTCCCGGCGGCGACCACACGATCTTCCTCGCCGAGGTGGAACACGCCGAGGTCCAGGGCGGCGACCCGCTGCTCTTCTTTGGCGGCCGGTACGGCCGTCTGGCCAGCCAGCCGGCGGCGCCGTCCCTGCGCTGA
- the sufU gene encoding Fe-S cluster assembly sulfur transfer protein SufU, which produces MGSDFYRENILDHYRNPRNRGTLEGAQIRHEDMNPLCGDQVRFEVRLDDGGRVEAAAFDGRGCAISQASASMLTEAVQGKTLDEIKTMDKDDVLAMLGIPLSPVRLKCALLALKVLQAGIYRYEAEHAGGREA; this is translated from the coding sequence GTGGGCAGCGATTTCTACCGGGAGAACATCCTGGACCACTACCGCAACCCGCGCAACCGCGGCACCCTGGAGGGGGCGCAGATCCGGCACGAGGACATGAACCCCCTCTGCGGCGATCAGGTGCGCTTCGAGGTACGCCTGGACGACGGGGGCCGGGTCGAAGCGGCCGCTTTTGACGGCCGCGGCTGCGCCATCAGCCAGGCGTCGGCCTCCATGCTCACCGAGGCCGTTCAGGGCAAGACGCTGGACGAGATCAAGACGATGGACAAGGACGACGTCCTGGCCATGCTCGGCATCCCCTTGAGCCCCGTCCGGCTCAAGTGCGCCCTGCTGGCGCTGAAGGTCCTGCAGGCGGGGATCTACCGGTACGAGGCGGAACACGCGGGTGGGCGCGAAGCGTGA
- a CDS encoding cysteine desulfurase has product MAIPGRPSAGAPVPAPGAGTSPASFDPAVIRRDFPILQRQVHGRPLAYLDSAATSQKPGAVIDALAEFYRQSNANVHRGIHTLAEEATAAYEGARARTAAFLGAREDEIVFTRGATEALNLVAWGWALHRLRPGDTILVTLMEHHSNLVPWQQVAARGGFHLRAVPLTGDGRLDRDAFTRLLEEHRPKVVALAHMSNVLGTINPVAELARQARQAGAVVVVDGAQSVPHLPVDVAELGVDFLAFSAHKMLGPTGLGVLYGRRERLAEMEPLLGGGGMIRQVEVERSTWADPPHRFEAGTPPIAEAAAFTAALDYLERLGMEAVAAHERELVRYAWERLREIPGLTIYGPAPEHRGGVISFTVEGVHPHDLAQVLDGEGVAIRAGHHCTQPLHRHLGVVATARASFYIYNDRDDVDRLVAALHHARRLLAGS; this is encoded by the coding sequence ATGGCAATCCCCGGCCGCCCCTCCGCCGGCGCCCCGGTCCCGGCGCCCGGCGCGGGCACATCTCCGGCATCCTTCGACCCCGCCGTGATCCGCCGCGACTTTCCCATCCTGCAGCGCCAGGTCCACGGCCGGCCGCTGGCGTACCTGGACAGCGCCGCCACCTCCCAGAAGCCGGGTGCGGTGATCGACGCCCTGGCCGAGTTCTACCGGCAAAGCAACGCCAACGTCCACCGGGGCATCCACACCCTGGCCGAGGAGGCCACCGCCGCCTACGAGGGGGCCCGCGCCCGTACCGCCGCCTTTCTGGGGGCGCGGGAGGACGAGATCGTCTTCACCCGCGGCGCCACTGAAGCCCTGAACCTGGTGGCCTGGGGTTGGGCGTTGCACCGCCTGCGGCCCGGCGACACCATCCTGGTCACGTTGATGGAGCACCACAGCAACCTGGTGCCCTGGCAGCAGGTGGCCGCCCGCGGCGGGTTCCACCTGCGGGCCGTACCGCTGACCGGCGACGGCCGGCTGGACCGGGACGCCTTCACGCGCCTGCTGGAAGAACACCGCCCGAAGGTGGTGGCCCTGGCCCACATGTCCAACGTGCTGGGCACCATCAACCCCGTGGCCGAACTGGCACGACAGGCGCGGCAGGCGGGGGCCGTGGTGGTGGTGGATGGCGCCCAGAGCGTGCCCCACCTGCCGGTCGACGTGGCGGAGCTGGGGGTCGACTTCCTCGCCTTCTCGGCCCACAAGATGCTGGGGCCCACGGGCCTGGGCGTCCTGTACGGGCGGCGGGAGCGGCTGGCGGAGATGGAGCCCCTGCTGGGCGGCGGCGGCATGATCCGGCAGGTGGAGGTTGAACGATCCACCTGGGCCGACCCGCCCCACCGCTTCGAAGCGGGGACGCCGCCCATCGCCGAGGCGGCGGCCTTCACCGCCGCCCTGGACTACCTGGAGCGGCTGGGCATGGAGGCCGTGGCCGCCCACGAGCGGGAACTGGTACGCTACGCCTGGGAGCGGCTGCGGGAGATCCCGGGCCTGACGATCTACGGCCCCGCCCCCGAGCACCGCGGCGGCGTGATCAGCTTCACGGTGGAAGGGGTCCACCCCCACGACCTGGCCCAGGTGCTGGACGGCGAGGGGGTGGCCATCCGGGCGGGTCACCACTGCACCCAGCCCCTGCACCGCCACCTGGGAGTGGTGGCCACGGCCCGGGCCAGTTTCTACATCTACAACGACCGGGACGACGTGGACCGCCTGGTGGCCGCGCTCCACCACGCCCGGCGGTTGCTGGCGGGTTCCTGA
- a CDS encoding SufB/SufD family protein, with amino-acid sequence MANSLDNLDTLAQAQGFTADLVDRIARAHDEPDWLVERRREALRIFNELPLPSWRHTKVDDLNLQALRPVAPASALPAWAEAALPPATEAAAIAVQTDGRVEVRHMDPALADRGLVVTDLHTAARTHADLVEKYYMKSGLDPRSDRFAALHAAFWTGGFFVYVPRGLVVEKPIYLITLITAGAAGASVSGHGLVVVDEQAQATLFDESDAHDLSEAALYTGQLEIHVQPAARLDYVSVQNWRAPVREFSQKAGVVRRDATLVATTGFFGGSQTRNLFTLEMVEPGASMENILAYAASGQQHFDLFTKSRHASQSTFGNMTARGILTGASRLVYQGLIRIERGAHKSEDYLSSNTLILSPEAKVLDDIPSLEIEADDVKASHGATVGQVDQEQLFYLRSRGLDEKQARRLLVSGFFEPLLGKIPNDAARERISELVLEKVV; translated from the coding sequence ATGGCGAACTCCCTGGACAACCTGGACACCCTGGCGCAGGCGCAGGGGTTCACCGCCGACCTGGTGGACCGCATCGCCCGCGCCCACGACGAGCCCGACTGGCTGGTGGAGCGCCGGCGGGAAGCCCTGCGCATCTTCAACGAGCTGCCCCTGCCGTCCTGGCGCCACACCAAGGTGGATGACCTGAACCTGCAAGCCCTTCGCCCCGTGGCCCCGGCGTCGGCCCTGCCCGCCTGGGCGGAGGCCGCCCTGCCGCCCGCGACGGAAGCGGCCGCCATCGCGGTGCAGACCGACGGCCGGGTCGAGGTGCGCCACATGGATCCCGCCCTGGCCGACCGCGGCCTGGTGGTGACCGACCTGCACACCGCCGCCCGCACCCACGCGGACCTGGTGGAGAAGTACTACATGAAGAGCGGCCTCGATCCCCGGTCCGACCGGTTCGCGGCCCTGCACGCCGCCTTCTGGACCGGCGGGTTCTTCGTGTACGTGCCCCGGGGCCTGGTGGTGGAGAAGCCCATCTACCTGATCACCCTGATCACCGCCGGTGCGGCGGGCGCCTCGGTGTCGGGCCACGGCCTCGTGGTGGTGGACGAGCAGGCCCAGGCGACCCTCTTCGACGAGAGCGACGCCCACGATCTGAGCGAGGCGGCGCTGTACACCGGCCAACTGGAGATCCACGTCCAGCCGGCGGCACGGCTCGATTACGTCAGCGTGCAGAACTGGCGGGCGCCGGTGCGGGAGTTCTCCCAGAAGGCCGGCGTGGTGCGGCGCGACGCGACCCTGGTGGCCACGACGGGCTTCTTCGGCGGCAGCCAGACCCGCAACCTGTTCACCCTGGAGATGGTCGAACCCGGCGCCAGCATGGAGAACATCCTGGCCTACGCCGCGTCGGGGCAGCAGCACTTCGACCTGTTCACCAAGAGCCGCCACGCGTCCCAGAGCACGTTCGGCAACATGACGGCCCGGGGCATCCTGACCGGGGCCTCGCGCCTGGTCTACCAGGGCCTGATCCGCATCGAGCGGGGTGCCCACAAGAGCGAAGACTATCTCAGCAGCAACACGCTGATCCTCTCGCCTGAGGCCAAGGTCCTTGACGACATCCCGAGCCTGGAGATCGAGGCCGACGACGTCAAGGCCAGCCACGGCGCCACCGTGGGTCAGGTGGACCAGGAGCAGCTGTTCTACCTGCGGAGCCGGGGCCTCGACGAGAAGCAGGCCCGGCGGCTTTTGGTCAGCGGTTTCTTCGAGCCGCTTCTGGGCAAGATCCCCAACGACGCCGCCCGGGAGCGGATCAGCGAGCTGGTGCTCGAAAAGGTGGTCTGA
- the sufC gene encoding Fe-S cluster assembly ATPase SufC, which yields MASTLEIRELRCNVEEKEILKGVNLTVRQGEVHAIMGPNGSGKSTLAYTLMGHPRYEVTGGEVLLDGENILELPPDERAKRGLFLAFQYPQEVPGVSVANFLRTAVNSLRGEEPAGPAGSGKNLASLAALQKEIEGALEQLRWDPSFTRRYLNEGFSGGEKKKGEMLQMAVLKPKFAIMDETDSGLDIDALKDVARVFNSLRGPQLGAIVITHYQRILKYIEPDFVHIMVDGRIVRSGGRELAEEVEAKGYDWIKAQVG from the coding sequence ATGGCGTCGACGCTGGAGATCCGCGAGCTGCGCTGCAACGTGGAGGAGAAGGAGATCCTCAAGGGCGTGAACCTGACGGTCCGCCAGGGCGAGGTCCACGCCATCATGGGCCCCAACGGGTCCGGCAAGAGCACCCTGGCCTACACCCTCATGGGCCACCCGCGGTACGAGGTGACGGGCGGCGAGGTCCTGCTGGACGGCGAGAACATCCTCGAGCTGCCGCCCGACGAGCGGGCGAAGCGGGGCCTCTTCCTGGCCTTCCAGTATCCCCAGGAAGTGCCCGGGGTGAGCGTGGCCAACTTCCTCCGCACGGCGGTCAACTCCCTGCGCGGCGAGGAGCCGGCGGGCCCCGCCGGATCCGGGAAGAACCTGGCCTCCCTGGCCGCCCTGCAGAAGGAGATCGAGGGCGCCCTGGAACAGCTGCGCTGGGACCCCTCCTTCACCCGTCGCTACTTGAATGAAGGCTTCTCCGGCGGCGAGAAGAAGAAGGGCGAGATGCTCCAGATGGCGGTGCTCAAGCCCAAGTTCGCCATCATGGACGAGACCGACTCGGGCCTGGACATCGACGCCCTCAAGGACGTGGCCCGGGTGTTCAACAGCCTGCGGGGTCCCCAGCTGGGCGCCATCGTCATCACCCACTACCAGCGCATCCTGAAGTACATCGAGCCCGACTTCGTCCACATCATGGTCGACGGGCGCATCGTCCGTTCCGGCGGCCGCGAGCTGGCGGAAGAGGTCGAGGCCAAGGGGTACGACTGGATCAAGGCGCAGGTCGGCTGA
- a CDS encoding M42 family metallopeptidase, which produces MATRSDTARLLEELAEAPGVPGAEDAVRQVMRRYLEPVAELEQDHLGSLIARRRGTADRPRILLAAHMDEVGFMVRRITDEGYLKFQPLGGWWGQVLLAQRVTVYTRRGPILGVIGSKPPHVLPPDERKKTVEIKDMFIDVGASGRQQAEEWGIRPGDPVVPYGPFTRLHNPDLVLAKALDDRAGCAVIVRVLEELAGTEHPNTVYGVATVHEEVARTGGGARTSAFAVDPDVAVAVDVGIAGDVPGVQPDEAQSRLGRGPTVLLFDSSMVPHRRLRDLVADTAEAEGIPYQFDMMPGGATDAGFFHVHGRGVPSVVVGPPARYVHSHGAIVHLDDVENTVRLLVALVRRLDAATVDALRRGG; this is translated from the coding sequence TTGGCGACACGCAGCGATACGGCCCGCTTGCTGGAAGAACTGGCTGAAGCGCCGGGCGTTCCCGGCGCCGAGGATGCCGTCCGCCAGGTCATGCGGCGGTACCTGGAACCGGTGGCGGAGCTGGAGCAGGACCACCTGGGCAGCCTCATCGCCCGCCGGCGCGGCACGGCCGACCGGCCGCGGATCCTGCTGGCCGCCCACATGGACGAAGTCGGGTTCATGGTCCGCCGCATCACCGACGAGGGCTACCTGAAGTTCCAGCCCCTGGGCGGCTGGTGGGGCCAGGTCCTGCTGGCCCAGCGGGTGACGGTCTACACCCGCCGCGGGCCCATCCTGGGCGTGATCGGCTCCAAGCCGCCCCACGTGCTTCCCCCGGACGAGCGGAAGAAGACCGTGGAGATCAAGGACATGTTCATCGACGTGGGGGCGTCCGGCCGCCAGCAGGCCGAGGAGTGGGGGATCCGGCCCGGCGACCCGGTGGTGCCCTACGGGCCCTTCACCCGCCTGCACAACCCCGACCTGGTGCTGGCCAAGGCCCTGGACGACCGGGCCGGTTGCGCCGTGATCGTCCGCGTGCTGGAGGAGCTGGCCGGGACGGAGCACCCCAACACCGTCTACGGCGTCGCCACGGTCCATGAGGAGGTGGCCCGTACCGGTGGCGGGGCCCGCACGTCGGCCTTCGCCGTGGACCCCGACGTGGCCGTCGCCGTGGACGTGGGGATCGCCGGCGACGTCCCGGGCGTCCAGCCCGACGAGGCGCAGAGCCGGCTCGGCCGGGGCCCGACGGTGCTGCTGTTCGACAGCAGCATGGTACCCCACCGGCGCCTGCGCGACCTGGTGGCCGATACGGCCGAGGCCGAGGGGATCCCGTACCAGTTCGACATGATGCCGGGTGGCGCCACGGACGCCGGGTTCTTCCACGTGCACGGCCGCGGGGTGCCATCGGTGGTGGTCGGTCCGCCGGCGCGGTACGTCCACAGCCACGGTGCCATCGTCCACCTGGACGACGTGGAGAACACGGTGCGGCTGCTGGTCGCCCTGGTGCGGCGGCTGGACGCCGCGACGGTGGACGCGCTGCGCCGGGGCGGATGA
- the sdhC gene encoding succinate dehydrogenase, cytochrome b556 subunit: MGLYRGYRGSQGQWAWMLHRLSGVGIMLFLMMHIVDTFLAGFGPQVYDHVMALYRAPLFMVLEVVLVAGVVYHAVNGLRVIVIDFWPNALRWHKPLIVAEAIVFLVLFIPAAVIMLGRLFG; the protein is encoded by the coding sequence ATGGGCCTCTACCGCGGTTACCGCGGCAGCCAGGGCCAGTGGGCATGGATGCTCCACCGGCTGAGCGGCGTGGGCATCATGCTGTTCCTCATGATGCATATCGTCGACACCTTCCTGGCCGGGTTCGGCCCGCAGGTGTACGACCACGTCATGGCCCTCTACCGGGCGCCGCTCTTCATGGTCCTTGAGGTCGTGCTGGTGGCGGGCGTGGTCTACCACGCGGTCAACGGCCTGCGGGTGATCGTCATCGACTTCTGGCCCAACGCGCTGCGGTGGCACAAGCCGCTGATCGTGGCGGAAGCGATCGTCTTCCTGGTGCTGTTCATTCCGGCGGCGGTGATCATGCTGGGCCGCCTCTTCGGCTAG